The Betaproteobacteria bacterium genome includes a window with the following:
- a CDS encoding NAD(+) synthase, which produces MSFFNLYNHNFIRAAVAVPEVRVADPPFNVGQTVALMERAAGERAMLCVFPELGLSAYSCEDLFHQQALLDASRDALTKLLGGTKHLPVIGVAGLPLQIGGLLYNCAAVFCEGRLFGVVPKTYLPNYREFYELRQFTPGDYCPRKEIDLCGQSAVPFGTRLLFQVPRQPLLTFFVEICEDLWTPVPPSSIAAMAGATVLVNLSASNITVGKDEYRRQLVANQSGRCVSAYLYCAAGYGESTTDLAWDGHGMIYENGSCLAETERFSYASHLVAGDIDLDRIAQDRMRTNTFGQSLARYRETVKEFRTVSVPLDMPREANLPLSRTYERFPYVPSDPATRDARCHEVYEIQVQGLVKRLRSMKSDKVVIGISGGLDSTQALIVCARAMDVMGLPRGHILGYTMPGFATSERTLDQSRRLMKSVGCTAREADIRPSCMQMFKDIGHPFAEGKPVYDVTFENVQAGERSSHLFRLANAHNAPVIGTSDLSELALGWCTYGVGDHMAHYHLNASVPKTLIQFLIRYAVRTNQLGTEVSAVLADVLDTTISPELVPGQSEADPAQSTEAVVGPYELQDFHLYYLLRFGYLPSKVAFMAWSAWRDRSVGQWPDIPLALRHEYDIAGIKKWLRVFLLRFFQFSQYKRSAIPNGPKVGSGGSLSPRSDYRAPSDSEATVWLANVETIPGTAPKPARTR; this is translated from the coding sequence GTGTCCTTCTTCAATTTATACAACCACAATTTCATTCGTGCCGCGGTTGCGGTTCCTGAGGTCCGCGTGGCCGATCCGCCCTTCAATGTGGGCCAAACGGTGGCGTTGATGGAGCGCGCCGCGGGCGAGCGGGCCATGCTCTGTGTGTTTCCGGAATTGGGCCTCTCGGCCTATTCCTGCGAGGATTTGTTTCACCAGCAGGCTTTGCTGGATGCATCGCGCGATGCGCTCACAAAGCTTCTCGGCGGCACGAAGCATCTGCCGGTGATTGGGGTGGCGGGCTTGCCCTTGCAAATCGGCGGCTTGTTATACAACTGCGCCGCTGTGTTTTGCGAAGGCCGCTTATTTGGTGTGGTGCCCAAAACCTATTTGCCCAACTACCGCGAGTTCTACGAGCTGCGCCAGTTCACGCCTGGCGATTACTGTCCTCGCAAGGAAATCGATCTGTGCGGGCAGAGCGCAGTTCCCTTCGGTACGCGGTTGTTGTTTCAGGTTCCGCGGCAGCCACTCCTTACCTTCTTCGTGGAGATTTGCGAGGATCTGTGGACCCCCGTTCCGCCGTCATCTATCGCGGCGATGGCGGGAGCGACGGTGCTGGTGAATCTTTCCGCCTCCAACATCACCGTGGGAAAGGACGAATACCGGCGGCAATTGGTGGCCAACCAATCCGGGCGCTGCGTGAGTGCTTATCTGTATTGCGCGGCGGGCTATGGGGAATCCACGACGGACTTGGCTTGGGACGGCCACGGCATGATCTATGAGAATGGCTCCTGCCTAGCGGAAACGGAGCGGTTTTCCTACGCCTCTCATCTGGTGGCGGGCGATATCGACCTGGACCGCATTGCCCAGGATCGCATGCGGACCAATACCTTTGGGCAATCCTTGGCGCGCTACCGGGAAACGGTGAAGGAGTTTCGCACGGTCTCGGTCCCGCTGGATATGCCACGGGAGGCGAATCTGCCGCTCTCTCGCACCTACGAGCGCTTCCCTTATGTGCCCTCGGACCCGGCTACCCGCGATGCCCGGTGTCATGAGGTGTATGAAATCCAGGTGCAAGGATTGGTCAAGCGCCTGCGTTCGATGAAGTCGGACAAGGTGGTCATTGGCATTTCGGGTGGATTGGATTCGACGCAGGCGCTTATCGTTTGCGCGCGGGCCATGGATGTCATGGGGCTGCCGAGAGGCCATATCCTGGGCTACACCATGCCCGGCTTCGCCACCAGCGAGCGCACCCTGGATCAATCCCGGCGCCTTATGAAAAGCGTGGGGTGTACCGCCCGCGAGGCCGATATCCGCCCGAGTTGCATGCAGATGTTCAAGGACATCGGCCACCCCTTCGCCGAGGGAAAGCCGGTGTACGACGTCACTTTCGAGAATGTGCAAGCAGGCGAGCGCAGTAGTCATTTGTTTCGGCTGGCCAACGCCCACAACGCCCCGGTGATCGGGACCAGCGATCTCTCGGAATTGGCGCTCGGGTGGTGCACCTACGGCGTGGGCGATCATATGGCTCACTATCATTTGAACGCCAGCGTACCCAAGACCCTCATTCAGTTCCTCATTCGCTACGCAGTCCGCACGAATCAATTGGGCACCGAAGTAAGCGCGGTGCTAGCTGATGTGCTCGATACCACCATCAGCCCCGAACTGGTGCCGGGCCAGAGCGAGGCAGACCCTGCCCAGAGCACCGAAGCGGTGGTGGGGCCCTATGAATTGCAGGATTTCCACCTCTACTACCTGCTGAGATTTGGCTACCTACCGAGCAAGGTGGCCTTCATGGCATGGAGCGCGTGGCGTGACCGTTCCGTGGGTCAATGGCCCGATATTCCCCTGGCGCTGCGGCACGAGTACGACATCGCCGGTATCAAGAAGTGGCTACGCGTCTTTCTTTTGCGCTTCTTCCAGTTTTCGCAATACAAGCGCAGCGCCATCCCCAATGGCCCCAAGGTGGGTTCCGGGGGATCCCTCTCGCCCCGCAGCGACTACCGCGCGCCAAGCGACAGCGAAGCGACGGTGTGGCTCGCGAACGTGGAAACCATTCCCGGCACGGCGCCGAAACCAGCGCGCACTCGATGA
- the aroQ gene encoding type II 3-dehydroquinate dehydratase — MTLSKAAGGRAGKRGGQAKELSKVLVLNGPNLNLLGTREPGLYGQVTLESIRIRLMELAEEAGISLQFLQSNSELVLIERIHLAQTDGTQFIIINPAAFTHTSVALRDALAAVKLPFIEVHLSNVFAREPFRHHSYFTDLAVGMVCGLGAKGYELALDYALSHHSRG, encoded by the coding sequence ATGACACTCTCCAAGGCGGCTGGTGGAAGGGCGGGGAAAAGGGGGGGGCAGGCGAAGGAGTTGAGCAAGGTACTCGTCCTCAATGGCCCAAACCTTAACCTGCTTGGTACTCGCGAACCTGGGCTCTATGGCCAGGTGACATTGGAATCCATCAGAATCCGCCTCATGGAGCTAGCGGAAGAAGCTGGAATCTCCCTGCAATTCCTGCAAAGTAACTCCGAATTGGTGCTCATCGAGCGAATTCACCTCGCACAAACAGACGGAACTCAATTCATCATCATCAATCCGGCAGCGTTTACCCATACCAGTGTCGCCCTCCGAGATGCGCTAGCCGCGGTCAAGCTGCCTTTTATCGAGGTGCATCTTTCCAACGTATTTGCACGCGAACCCTTTCGCCACCATTCCTATTTCACGGATTTGGCTGTGGGGATGGTGTGCGGCCTGGGGGCCAAAGGCTACGAACTGGCCTTGGACTACGCCCTTTCCCACCACTCAAGGGGCTAA
- a CDS encoding TlpA family protein disulfide reductase: protein MSRPVRGITRQTLLIVVVATIALASWYFVRQGGETASVRVPGQDSSAAVTSSQLPDLNGKQTKISDWKGKVVVVNFWATWCAPCREEIPALVRIQHKFGAKGVQVVGIALDDLARVKPFSIELGVNYPLLIAGLDGLELVRLAGNEVGALPFTVFIDRSGRIVKAELGGVNDAKLENLLLPLL from the coding sequence ATGAGCCGCCCCGTGAGAGGTATCACGCGACAGACCCTTTTGATCGTGGTGGTGGCCACCATAGCGCTGGCCTCATGGTACTTCGTGCGCCAAGGAGGTGAAACTGCTTCCGTCAGAGTGCCGGGGCAAGATTCTTCCGCTGCGGTTACTTCCTCCCAGTTACCCGATCTCAACGGTAAACAGACCAAAATCTCCGATTGGAAGGGGAAGGTGGTGGTGGTGAATTTCTGGGCCACTTGGTGTGCGCCCTGCCGTGAGGAGATTCCGGCTTTGGTCAGAATTCAGCATAAATTTGGTGCTAAAGGCGTGCAAGTGGTCGGCATCGCGCTCGATGACTTGGCGCGGGTCAAGCCATTCTCCATTGAATTGGGTGTGAATTATCCGCTCTTGATCGCCGGGCTTGACGGCCTGGAACTGGTGCGCCTCGCGGGCAATGAGGTGGGTGCCCTTCCTTTCACGGTGTTCATCGACAGGTCAGGGCGCATCGTGAAGGCGGAGTTGGGGGGGGTCAACGACGCGAAACTTGAAAATCTGCTTCTGCCGCTACTCTGA
- a CDS encoding hydroxymethylglutaryl-CoA lyase, which translates to MDLPKKVRLVDVGPRDGLQNEPGVVPTEAKVELIHRLANAGLPSVEATSFVSPKWVPQMADHSEVMRTIRRKPGVSYPVLVPNMKGLESALAAGVDEIAGFAAATESFSQRNTNCSIEESMERFAPVCKTALASGMKVRGYISVVLECPFEGSVNPKVVADIAKRLMDMGCYEVSLGDTTGMGTPGETKLLMETLARDIPPAQLGGHFHDTYGQALANILASMEVGVSTFDASIAGLGGCPYSPGATGNVATEDVVYMLNGMGIETGISMDRLLDAAQYICDVLKRQTASRAGRALLAKRKRALERAHA; encoded by the coding sequence ATGGATCTACCCAAGAAAGTGCGGTTGGTGGACGTTGGTCCGCGCGATGGATTGCAAAACGAACCCGGTGTCGTACCGACGGAAGCCAAGGTGGAACTCATCCACCGCCTCGCCAACGCCGGCCTGCCTTCGGTGGAAGCGACCAGTTTCGTGTCGCCCAAGTGGGTACCGCAGATGGCGGACCACTCGGAGGTGATGCGTACCATTCGCCGTAAGCCTGGCGTGAGCTACCCCGTGCTGGTACCCAATATGAAAGGACTGGAAAGCGCGCTTGCCGCAGGGGTGGATGAGATCGCGGGTTTCGCCGCTGCAACGGAATCTTTCTCCCAGCGCAACACCAATTGCAGCATCGAGGAATCCATGGAGCGCTTCGCGCCCGTGTGCAAAACGGCACTGGCCTCGGGCATGAAGGTGCGCGGTTACATCTCGGTCGTGCTGGAATGTCCGTTTGAAGGGTCGGTCAACCCAAAGGTAGTGGCGGACATCGCCAAGCGGCTCATGGACATGGGGTGTTACGAGGTGTCGCTAGGCGACACCACTGGAATGGGCACGCCAGGCGAGACCAAGTTACTGATGGAGACCTTGGCGCGCGACATTCCTCCGGCGCAATTGGGAGGCCACTTTCACGACACCTACGGCCAAGCACTCGCCAACATCCTGGCCTCCATGGAAGTGGGCGTATCCACCTTTGATGCCTCCATCGCGGGCCTGGGCGGATGCCCCTACTCCCCAGGTGCTACGGGCAACGTCGCCACCGAGGACGTCGTTTACATGCTGAATGGCATGGGCATCGAAACCGGTATCAGCATGGACCGCTTGCTTGACGCTGCGCAGTACATCTGTGATGTTCTCAAGCGCCAGACGGCTTCACGTGCTGGCCGGGCGTTGCTCGCCAAGCGCAAGCGCGCGCTGGAGCGCGCGCACGCATGA
- a CDS encoding DUF1289 domain-containing protein, which yields MKAAPARVPSPCVQVCEMDETLGLCRGCRRTLKEIADWLEMPAKEQLATLQRAADRKRLLGDHSDISAA from the coding sequence ATGAAGGCAGCGCCCGCGCGCGTGCCTTCGCCGTGCGTGCAAGTTTGCGAAATGGACGAGACCCTCGGGTTATGCCGCGGATGCCGGCGTACGTTGAAGGAGATTGCGGACTGGTTGGAAATGCCGGCCAAGGAACAACTTGCCACGCTTCAAAGAGCCGCCGATCGCAAGCGCTTGCTGGGGGATCATTCAGACATTTCGGCTGCGTGA
- a CDS encoding acetyl-CoA carboxylase biotin carboxyl carrier protein, with protein MDLRKLKKLIDLVQGSGIAELEVTEGEERVRIASLSRQGAVVAYAPPAAPVPTHPAPAVQPAPAGSDAPAAPAAAAPPEGHIVKSPMVGTFYRSASPGSKPFVDIGAKVSPGDTLCIIEAMKLLNEIEADQGGVVKEVYVENGQPVEYGEPLFLLG; from the coding sequence ATGGATCTTAGGAAACTCAAGAAACTGATCGATCTCGTGCAGGGATCGGGCATCGCGGAGCTGGAAGTTACCGAGGGTGAGGAGCGCGTGCGTATCGCTAGCCTCTCGCGCCAAGGCGCGGTCGTGGCGTACGCGCCACCGGCGGCTCCAGTACCTACCCATCCCGCGCCTGCTGTCCAGCCGGCTCCTGCAGGTTCCGATGCGCCGGCGGCACCGGCCGCAGCTGCTCCCCCAGAGGGACATATCGTGAAGTCGCCCATGGTGGGTACCTTCTACCGCTCGGCCTCGCCGGGCTCGAAGCCATTCGTCGATATTGGGGCGAAAGTCAGCCCTGGGGATACTCTTTGCATCATCGAGGCGATGAAGTTGCTCAATGAAATCGAGGCAGACCAAGGCGGCGTGGTCAAGGAAGTCTACGTCGAGAATGGGCAGCCGGTCGAATACGGAGAGCCGTTATTTCTCCTCGGTTAG
- a CDS encoding DUF2889 domain-containing protein, with amino-acid sequence MPLSSAAPRKLMHHRTIECRGYLREDGLWDIEGQLTDTKTFDVVLPERGNVKPGEHFHDMWVRLTVDTDLLVHDAEAVTDFGPHNQCPHLPVDFGVLKGLTIKPGWVLKTRELLGGVKGCTHMVEMLGPMGTTAYQTIYPARVKRAEDPNRRPPLLNSCHTYAASSPMVLKRWPNFYTGPLQKSDVS; translated from the coding sequence ATGCCACTTTCCTCTGCCGCCCCCCGCAAACTCATGCATCACCGCACCATCGAATGCCGTGGTTATCTACGCGAGGACGGCCTTTGGGATATCGAAGGCCAGCTGACCGACACCAAGACTTTTGACGTCGTGCTGCCCGAGCGCGGTAACGTCAAGCCCGGCGAGCATTTTCACGACATGTGGGTGCGCCTGACCGTCGATACAGATCTCCTGGTGCACGACGCCGAAGCGGTTACCGATTTCGGGCCGCATAACCAGTGCCCCCATCTCCCCGTCGATTTTGGCGTATTGAAGGGCCTTACAATCAAACCCGGATGGGTACTCAAGACGCGCGAGCTTTTGGGAGGCGTCAAGGGCTGCACGCACATGGTGGAGATGCTCGGTCCCATGGGAACGACCGCTTACCAGACCATCTACCCAGCGCGCGTTAAACGCGCGGAAGATCCGAACAGGCGCCCGCCCTTGCTTAATTCCTGCCACACCTATGCGGCCAGCAGCCCCATGGTATTGAAGCGCTGGCCGAATTTTTATACGGGGCCGTTGCAGAAGAGCGATGTTTCCTGA